The genomic segment TCATCATCTTCAGCACGCTCTGGGGTATTTTTCTCAAGGAGTGGAAGAACACCAGCGGCATGACCAAATTTATGGTGGGCCTCGCCCTGGTGACTCTGATCGGTTCCACGATCATAATCGGTTATGCCAATTATCTCGGCACTCAGCCGGTGATGTGATCCTGTCCGCCGCATCAGCCTGGATCAGTTGAGCCGCTGCATACGGTTTGTGCAAAAACAAAGCGACAAACATCTCAGCCAGAGGCTCGCGGAGCTGCCGATCATGCGCCGATGGTGGAATGATAAGACCTGATGGAGTGTCGAAGCAACGGCCGACCGATAGAGTGTCCACAGGCGATGATGTTTCATACGGGCTGAGAATCCGTTTAAAAAGGAGATCCTCATGTCATCCAACCAGTCACGGGTCTTTACAGTCGGCTTGTATGGGATCGGCCTGGACACCTATTGGCCGCAGTTTCCCGGTCTGTACGAACGTCTGCAGGGCTATCAACATTCCATCGCAGAACGGATCAGCAGAGAGCATCCGCAGATCAAGCTCATCAACACCGGCATGGTCGATAGTCCAGAGCAAGCCCGGCTGGTTGGCAGCCGTCTGGCTCGAGAACAGGTCGATATGATTCTGCTGTACATTTCAACCTATGCCCTCAGTTCCACGGTTCTGCCGGTGGTGCAGCAGGTCAAAGTGCCGGTCATTGTGCTCAGCCTGCAGCCCGCAGTCGCCATTGATTACGGCGCATTCAATGCATTGGGTGATCGCGGCGTCATGACCGGCGAATGGTTGGCCTATTGTCAGGCCTGTTCTGCGCCCGAGATCGCCTCGGTTTTCAACCGCAGCCACATCGCCTACCATCTGGTAGCCGGCACCCTGGAAGATCCGGCTGCCTGGCAGGAGATCGACGGCTGGCTGGCTGCAGGCCAGGCTGCTGTCGGCCTTGCTGAAACCCGTATCGGTCTTCTCGGCCATTATTACGGCGGCATGCTGGATGTCTATAGCGATAAAACAGAATTGTCGGCTGTGTTCGGCAGCCATTTCGAAATCGTGGAAATCGGCGAAATTCTGCGCCATCGCAGCCAAGTCAGTGTTGCACAGGTGCTGCAAAAGTTGAAAGAGTTTGAGCAAAAATTTCAAATCGATCCTGCCTGCAGCCAGCAGGAGCTGGAACGCGCTGCCAGGACCTCTGTGGCCTTGGATGCGGTGGTGGAAGAAAAGAGACTCGGCGCCCTGGCTTATTATTATGAGGGCATTGGAGAACCTGCGGCAGAAGATTTGATCACCTCTGTCATTCCCGGCAACACTCTGCTCACCATGCATGCTGTGCCGGTGGCTGGTGAGTATGAGATTAAGAATGTTATTGCTATGAAATTGTTGGATTTATTGGGTATAGGTGGAAGTTTTTCAGAATTCTACGCTCTGGACCTGCATGAGGATATCGTACTGTTGGGGCATGACGGCCCCGGCCATGCCGCCATTGCGCAGGGCAAAGTCAGACTGGTGCCGGTGCCGGTCTACCACGGCAAGCCTGGAAAAGGCTTGTCTGTGCAGATGAGCGTCCAGCACGGTCCGGTGACTTTGCTTGCATTGGTGCAATCGGCTGAAGGCGGAATCAAGTTGTTGTGTGCTGAGGGTCACTCTGTGCCAGGACCGATTTTGGACATCGGTAACACCAACAGCAGGTATAAATTTAACATATCAGCTACGGCTTTTTTAACCCGCTGGTCTGAGCAAGGGCCAAGCCATCACATGGCCATAGGCGTAGGTCATTATGCTGCAGTGTTGGAAAAGGTCGCCAGCCTTGTCCAAGCGGATTTTTGTCGAATTTGCTGATCAAAAAGCCTTGCGATTTGCAGCAGGAAGGCTTTATTGATAAAAATGAGCTCAAGCATTTTTATACTTGACAAAATTAAAATAAAATAGTATAATCATATATACAAAATCAGGCGGTTAAATGCCATGATGATCGATCGTAACAGTCCGATTCCTCAGTATTACCAGCTGCAGACTTGGCTTGTCGAGCAGATCGAACAGGGCATTTTCAAGCCTGACGATAAAATTCCCACAGAGGAAGAGATCGTCGAACAGACCGGACTGGCGCGAGCCACCATACGGCAGGCGATACAAAACCTTGTAAATTCAGGGTATCTGATCAGAAAGCGTCGTTTGGGTACCTTTGTGCTGCGGCCGGAGAAGGATCAGGGCAAAAAGACCATCATCGCGGTCATGGTGCATGACATTCGCAGCGGTTATGCCTCTGAATTTCTTCGCGGCGCCGGGGATGAGGCGGCGCGGAACGGTTACAGCGTTTTGTTGTGCAACACGGATGATCTGTACGTTCATGCGGATTTTCATGCCAACCAGATTCTGAATTACGGCATTTCGGGCCTGATTTACATGCCCACCGCTGCTTCCGCTGAGAAGAACAGCGTTATCGTGGATCGGTTTCGGCGGCGGGATATTCCGGTTATTCTGTTTGATCGCGAGATTCCAGGACAAAACCTTGATTTCGTCACCAGCGACAATTATCGCGGCGCCTATGATTTAACCTGTTTTCTTATTGCCAAAGGTCATCGAAAGATCGCGATCACGCTCAGCACCATCTTCAGCAGCGAAAACGCCCGCTTCATGGGTTACCGACAGGCCCTGGCTGATCATGGCATTCCTGTTGATCCGGCGAACAATTTTACTTTTCAGGAGCGGTTGATCGAATCCCCGTTCGAACAATTTGCGCGCAAGATTCTGGCTCATCGCGACCACTACACCGCGATCTTTGCCGGCAATGACGCCATGGCTCATATCATCTATCGCATCAGCCGCGAGCAGGGGATCGCTATCCCTGATCAGCTGTCGTTGGTGGGATATGACGATCTGCCGGTCACTAATATGCATCGCATTGCATTGACCACTATTCATCAACCCATCTATGAGATGGGTCAGGAGAGCATGAAGTTGTTGATTCGGCGCATGAACGGAGAGGGTGGAGAGCCGATCCGCATCGAGCTTCGCTCGC from the bacterium genome contains:
- a CDS encoding GntR family transcriptional regulator → MMIDRNSPIPQYYQLQTWLVEQIEQGIFKPDDKIPTEEEIVEQTGLARATIRQAIQNLVNSGYLIRKRRLGTFVLRPEKDQGKKTIIAVMVHDIRSGYASEFLRGAGDEAARNGYSVLLCNTDDLYVHADFHANQILNYGISGLIYMPTAASAEKNSVIVDRFRRRDIPVILFDREIPGQNLDFVTSDNYRGAYDLTCFLIAKGHRKIAITLSTIFSSENARFMGYRQALADHGIPVDPANNFTFQERLIESPFEQFARKILAHRDHYTAIFAGNDAMAHIIYRISREQGIAIPDQLSLVGYDDLPVTNMHRIALTTIHQPIYEMGQESMKLLIRRMNGEGGEPIRIELRS
- a CDS encoding arabinose isomerase — its product is MSSNQSRVFTVGLYGIGLDTYWPQFPGLYERLQGYQHSIAERISREHPQIKLINTGMVDSPEQARLVGSRLAREQVDMILLYISTYALSSTVLPVVQQVKVPVIVLSLQPAVAIDYGAFNALGDRGVMTGEWLAYCQACSAPEIASVFNRSHIAYHLVAGTLEDPAAWQEIDGWLAAGQAAVGLAETRIGLLGHYYGGMLDVYSDKTELSAVFGSHFEIVEIGEILRHRSQVSVAQVLQKLKEFEQKFQIDPACSQQELERAARTSVALDAVVEEKRLGALAYYYEGIGEPAAEDLITSVIPGNTLLTMHAVPVAGEYEIKNVIAMKLLDLLGIGGSFSEFYALDLHEDIVLLGHDGPGHAAIAQGKVRLVPVPVYHGKPGKGLSVQMSVQHGPVTLLALVQSAEGGIKLLCAEGHSVPGPILDIGNTNSRYKFNISATAFLTRWSEQGPSHHMAIGVGHYAAVLEKVASLVQADFCRIC